CCCTGCATGATCGCCGATCAGGCCATGAGCATTCTGGAAGGGTCGCTCGGTATGCTGCCCCGGCGGCTTCTGGTTGCCGAGGAGCAGGCGGAAGAGGCACGCAAACTGCTGATCGATGCCGGTCTCGCCGACGAATTGCGCGACGAGGACGAATAACCTTGTCTGGCTCGGTCTCAGGCGTGGGTGTTGACACCATCGATGCCTTCCATCGCGGTCGCTTTCATCTCGTCCAGCCGAAGGGCAGGGGGCACCGTGCCGGCATGGATGCCATGCTGCTCGCCTCGCTGGTCGATGCGCAAAAGCCAATCCGTCTTGCCGATCTCGGCGCCGGCGCCGGCGCCGCTGGCCTTGCGGTTGCGGCACGGCTGGAGGGCGCGCAGGTAACGCTGGTCGAACGCTCGCCGGACATGGCGGCTTATGCCCGCAGGAGCCTCGAATTGCCCGAAAACGCAGCGTTTCGCTCGCGGGTAAACGTGATCGAGGCCGATGTGACGTTGACCGGCCGGGCGCGCGTTGCTGCGGGGCTTGCCGATGACAGCTTCGAGCACGTCATCATGAACCCGCCTTTCAATGACGCTGGCGATCGCAAGACGCCGGATGCCCTGAAAGCGGAGGCGCACGCCATGACGGAAGGCCTGTTCGAGAGCTGGATCAGGACCGCGGGTGCGATCATGGTGCCCGGCGGCCAGTTGTCGCTGATCGCCCGCCCGCAATCCGTGGCCGAGATTATTGCAGCCTGCGGCAAACGCTTCGGCGGGCTGGAGATCACCCCGGTCTATCCGCGGGTCGGGGAAAATGCCGTGCGCATCCTCGTGACCGCGATAAAGGGATCGCGCGCGCGACTGAATTTCCGCTCGCCGCTCCTGATGCATGACGACCCCGAAAGCCACAAGTTCTCGGCTTTCGTCGATGACCTGAACAACGGCCGCGCCGCCTATCCGCGTGGCTGAGGCAGCCGCCACGGCACCGGTCAGCCGGTCACGAAGTCCGCGACCAGTTTGACGTTGAGCGCGGTGATAACGATGGCGATCAGCAGTGCGATTGCCGACAGCCAGCGGGGCGAGACGAGCGCGCCCATCTTCGTACGGTCCGCGGTCATCAGCACCAGCGGGAAGACGGCGAAGGGCAATTGCAGGCTGAGCACGACCTGGCTGAGGATCAGGAGTTCCGCCGTGCCGCTCTCGCCATACCAGATGGCGACGAAGCCGGCGGGTATGATGGCAAGGCCACGCGTCAGAAGCCGCCGCACCCACGGCTTCAGCTTCATGTCGAGGAAGCCTTCCATCACGATCTGGCCGGCAAGCGTGGCGGTCAGCGTCGAGTTGAGGCCGCTGCAAAGCAGCGCCACCCCGAAAAGCGTCGGCGCGACGGAGCTGCCCAGCAGCGGTGACAGCAGCGCATGGGCGTCGCCGAGTTCGGCAACCTCCTGATGGCCGCTGCGGTGAAAGGTTGCCGCCGCAAGGATCAGGATCGAGGCATTCACCAGGAAGGCGAAGAACAGCGCCAGCGTCGAATCGATGGTCGCGAATGTCAGGGCCATCCTGCGGCTCTTGTCGTTGTCCTCGATGCCGCGGGTCTGCACGATGCCGGAATGCAGGTAGAGATTGTGCGGCATCACTGTCGCGCCGATGATGCCGATGGCGATGTAGAGCATGGCCGGGTTGGTCACGACATCCATCGTCGGCAGGAAGCCTGTGGCGACTTCCGACCAGTCGGGCCGGGCAAGCGCAAGCTGCACGGCGAAACTCAGGCCGATGACTGCGGTAAGCGTGATGACGAAGATTTCCACCCAGCGGAAACCAAGGCGCTGCAGCAGCAGCACGATGAAGACATCGACGGCCGTGATGAGAACGCCGACGGCAAGCGGCAGGCCGAATATGAGCTGAAGGCCGATTGCCGTGCCGATCACCTCGGCGATGTCGGTCGCCACGATGACGATTTCCGCGATCACCCAGAGCGCAATGCTGACCGGCTTCGGATAGGCATCCCGGCAGGCGCGGGCGAGGTCGCGGCCGGATGCGATGGCAAGGCGCGCGGCAAGCGCCTGCAACAGGATTGCCATGCTGCTCGACAGCAGGATGGCGACGAGCAGCGCATAGCCGAAGCGCGAGCCACCGGCGAGCGACGTCGCCCAGTTGCCCGGATCCATGTAGCCGACCGCCACGAGATAGCCGGGTCCGAGAAACGCGAGAGCCCGCCGCCAGAAGGGGCTGCTGCTTTTGACCGGGATGGTGGCGTGCGTTTCCGAAAGCGACGGTACGCCGCGTTCTCGCCGCCAGGCGGTTTGAGGCGTGTCGCTGATGCCGGGTTCGGCCATGGAAAATCTTTTCTTGAATGCGAATAACTCGCAACAATAGCTATGCCCAGTTTGTGCAGTGCGCAAGTGTCTTTGGCCGGCATGGCGCGACTTTTGGTAAGTGGCTTCGATGTATGCGCGTTGTCGTGCCTTGAGTGCCGCTCCGCAGGTACAGGCTTTCGGAACTCGCGTGGATTTGACGGCTACTCCTTTCGCCGATATGCGGACCACATCGACAGGCATTGCGCCTGACACCAATCTTCCTACATGTGTTGCCAGAACACGTAACAAGACAGTGAGTGAGTTTTGATGGCCGGATGGTTGAAGCGCCTTTTGCCGAAGAGGTTTCGGAACGATAGCGTCGTCATTCCTGTTGTGCGTCTGCACGGCGCGATCATGAGCGGGGGCGGCAAGTTCAAGCCGAACCTCAATCTGGCCAGCGTTGCTCCCATGCTGGAAAAGGCCTTCGCGAAGAAGGACAGCCCGGCGGTGGTCCTGTCGATCAATTCTCCCGGGGGATCACCGGTGCAGTCGCGCATGATCTTCGAGCGCATTCGTGCGCTGGCGGAGGAAAAGCACAAGCGCGTGCTGATTTTCGTCGAGGATGTCGCGGCGTCCGGCGGTTACATGATTGCGCTGGCCGGCGACGAGATCATCGCGGATTCGACCTCCATCGTCGGCTCGATCGGTGTCGTTTCCGGCGGTTTCGGCTTCCCCGAACTCCTGAAGAAGATCGGTGTCGAAAGGCGTGTCTATACCGCCGGCGAGAACAAGGTGATCCTCGATCCCTTCAAGCCGGAAAAGGAAAGCGACATCGAATATCTGAAGACGCTGCAGCTCGAGATCCATCAGGTCTTTATCGACATGGTGGTGAGTCGCCGCGGCAGCGTATTGTCCGATGATCCCTCGCTGTTTTCCGGCCTCTTCTGGACCGGGCGGCGCGGGTTGGAACTCGGCCTCGTCGACAGCCTCGGCGATATGCGCAGCGAGATCAAGAAACGCTACGGCAAGGATGCGAAGCTCGAACTCGTCTCCGGCGCACGGGATTTCTTCGGCCGCCGCGTGCCGGGTGTCTCCGTTTCGGCCGACGGCATGGGCGAGATCGCCGCAGTCGCCGTCTCCGGTCTTGCCGAAACGCTGGAAGAGAGAGCATTGTGGAGCCGTTACGGGCTCTGACATCGCGGGAGGAACATGTCGCGGATCATATTTTTCATCGTTCTCATCGGCGGGGTCTACTGGTTCTACCGCCGTTTCGTGAGCGACGCCGAGAAGCTCTCGGTCAAGTCAAAGCGCGTCCACAAGGAACGCCGCAACTCTGCCCACGGTACGCTGGTCAAGGATGAAAAGACCGGCGAATACCGCGTCCGCCGCGAGGACGAATAGGCGTTAGGCTTGTTCGTGAAATAGGCATGATATACATTGTGTAATGTATATCATGGAGGGTTCTATGCAGGTCTCCCGATGGGGCAATAGTCTTGCCATTCGCATTCCTGCCGCCGTTGCCGAAGCGCTTGAACTGAAGGAAGGCGACGAGGTCAATGTGCGGGTGAGTGGCTCCCGCACTTTCGAGATCGGACGGGAGGATAGCCGGGAACAGGCTCTGACGCGTATTCGCAACGCGAGGATCAGTCTGCCGGCGGGCTGGACGTTTGATCGCGACGAAGCGAACGAACGCTGCGGATGAAGCCCCCTCTCCTTGACACCAATATCCTGATCTATGCTTTCAGCGATGATCTGAAGGCTGGACGTGCACAGGAGTGTCCTGCGCAACCCTTCGTGCTTTCGACGCAGGCGCTGAATGAATTCGCCAACGTCGCACTTCGCAAACTAGGCATGACGGCCCCTGAAGTGCGCATTGCCATTGCGGACATCTGCCTATTGGCCGAGGACATATTTCCGCTGGATCGCCGCACCCATGAAATGGCGCTCGACATTGCCGAGCGATACCACCTGTCCTTTTACGACAGCCTCATGTTGTCTGCTGCTTGTCTGGCTGGCTGTCCCTCTTGCCTTTCGGAAGACATGCAGCACGGCCTGCTGATCGAGGGCGGAACGACGGTCGCTAATCCGTTTATCTAAATGGCGGCAGGCTGCATTGCCCAAGCATCACTTGACCCCTTCGCCCTGTCGTGGCACCAGACGGGCCACCTTTGCAAGACAAGCTCCGGACGAAAATCCCATGACCGAGACCACCATCGCCCCCCATATGGACCCCAAGCGCTCGTTTCAGGCCCTGATCCTGACCTTGCACAATTACTGGGCCGACAAGGGTTGCGCGGTTCTCCAGCCTTACGACATGGAAGTCGGCGCCGGTACCTTCCATCCCGCGACGACGCTGCGCGCTCTCGGCCCCAAGCCGTGGAAAGCGGCTTACGTCCAGCCCTCGCGTCGTCCGTCCGACGGCCGCTACGGCGAAAACCCCAACCGTCTGCAGCACTATTACCAGTACCAGGTCATCCTGAAGCCGAACCCGTCGAACCTGCAGGAACTCTACCTCGGTTCGCTCGCGGCCATCGGCCTCGATCCGCTGCTGCATGACGTCCGCTTCGTCGAGGATGACTGGGAAAGCCCGACGCTCGGCGCCTGGGGTCTCGGCTGGGAATGCTGGTGCGATGGTATGGAGGTCTCGCAGTTCACCTATTTTCAGGCCGTCTGCGGCATCGATTGCTCGCCGGTCGCCGGCGAACTGACCTACGGTCTGGAACGTCTCGCCATGTATGTGCAGGGCGTCGACAACGTCTACGACCTCAACTTCAACGGCCGCGAAGGCGACGAGAAGATTTCCTATGGCGATGTCTTCCTGCAGGCCGAGCAGGAATATTCCCGCCATAACTTCGAATACGCCAACACTGAAATGCTGCACCGGCATTTCATCGACGCCGAAAGGGAATGCCAGGCCCTGCTCGCCGCCGGCGCACCGGGCGACCCGAACGCCCTGCACAAATGCGTCTTCCCGGCCTATGACCAGTGCATCAAGGCATCGCACGTTTTCAACCTGCTAGATGCCCGCGGCGTGATCTCGGTTACTGAGCGCCAGAGCTACATCCTGCGCGTGCGAACCCTCGCCAAGGCCTGCGGCGAAGCCTTCCTGCTCACCGACGCCGGCGGCGCAAACTTCGGCAAGGCCGCCTGAAAAAGGGGTAGCTGGCGAAATCTCGCCTGCATGCCGGGATCTACACTTTTTTCAAGTTGCAACGGCCGGAAAGACATCGTCTTCTCGGCCGTTATGCTTTGAAGGGTAATCCCTGTCCTTCGGAACCGGGATGCCGCCGATACCTTCGTCCTCATTCTTGGCACGACCGTTCGATGCATCATGACTTTGACGGTGCAACCGGTTAACGTGCGCCCATTAAGTATGGGAGCCCGATTTCATGTTTACGATCCTCGTTATTCTTGCCGCCGTCGCCGTTTATGTCGTCTATATCTACAACAGCCTCGTCAAATCCCGGCAGATGACCGAGGAGGCATGGTCAGGCATCGACGTGCAACTGAAGCGGCGCGCGGATTTGATCCCGAACCTGATCGAGACGGTGAAAGGCTATGCCGCCCATGAAAAGGGCACGCTCGAAGAGGTTGTCGAACTGCGCAACAAGGCGCAGGCGGTGCCCCCGGGCGATATCGCCGGCCGTGCCCAGGCGGAAGGCCTGCTCGGTCAGGCGCTCGGCCGGGTGATCGCGCTTGCTGAAGCCTATCCCGATCTCAAGGCCAACCAGAACTTCCTCGAACTGCAGAAGTCGCTGGAGACCATCGAGGGCGAGATCCAGATGTCGCGCCGTTACTACAACGGTGCGGCACGCGATCTGAACGTCAAGGTCGACAGCTTTCCGTCCAACCTCGTCGCCCGCAATTTCGGTTTCGGCAAGGCGGGCTATTTCGAGATTACCAACGAGGCGGACCGCGCCGTGCCAAGCGTGAAGTTCTGATCGGCCCCGGAGCCCCGCATGTTCTTCCGACTGCTCGCCGCCCTTTGCCTCGCCTGCCTGATGGCGCTTTCGCCGGGGCTTGTCGTGGCCGCAGAGTTCATCCGCAGCTACGATGCGCAGATCGCCGTCTCCGCTGACGCCAGCCTCGAGGTCACGGAAACCATCACGGTCCGCGCCGAGGGCAATGATATCAGGCGCGGCATCTTCCGGGATTTCCCGCTCTATGCGGAGGATGCGAAGGGACGCCGCACCAAGGTTGACTTCGAACTCCTGTCCGTCGAGCGGGATGGCGAGCCGGAAACCTCGCACACCGAGAGCATTACGGGCGGCATCCGCATTTATGCCGGATCGGCGGATACCTATCTTGCCCCTGGGGACTACACTTACCGCATCGTCTATCGCACCGGTCGACAGATCCGCTATTTCGACGATCACGACGAACTCTACTGGAACGTGACCGGTAATGGCTGGCGGTTTCCCATCAACGAAGCGTCGGCCACAGTCGTCCTGCCGGAAGGTGTGAAACCGACCGAGACGGCCTATTACACGGGTTATCTGGGCGCGACGGATCGCAATGCGCGAATGCTGCGCACCAGCGAGGGCGTCTATTTCGAGACCACCGCACCGCTGCTGCCGGAGCAGGGGTTGACCATCGCCGTGGGCCTGCCGAAGGGCGCGCTCGCAGCGCCTTCCAGCGAGCAGAGCCTCTGGTGGCTGCTGCGCGACAATCTCGCCAACATCATCGGCTTTGGCGGCCTCGCTCTCGTCTTCGTTTATTACCTGCGGTCTTGGCTTGCGGTCGGGCGTGATCCGGCCGGTGGCGTTATCGTGCCGCGCTGGGATGCGCCCGATGGCATTTCCCCGGCGCTGGTGAATTACATCGACAACAAGGGCTTTTCCGGCGCGGGCTGGACGGCGCTTTCCGCCTCCGCCCTCGACCTCGCGGTGAAGGGCTATGTCGTCCTTGATGACCTCGAAAAATCCATCGTCATCCGCCGGACGGAAAAGCCGCTGGACGGCAAGCTGCCGACCGGGCAGGCGGCGCTGATCGCCGAGGTGGGCAAGCCCGGCTCGGAACTGGTGATCGACAAGGCCAATGGCCAGCGCGTGCAGGCTGTCGGCCAGAGGTTCCGCTCGGCCATCGAGAAGGAGCATCGCGGCAAGTATTACCGTTCGAATTCAGGATACATCTTCGGCGGCGTGGTGCTGAGCGGCGCGGTCTTCGTTGCACTGCTGATGTTCGGCGATCTGAGCGAGGATACGATCGGCATGATGTTCGTGCCGATCTTCTTCGCGGTCTTTCTCGGCGGCTTCGCCGTCAATCTCGGCAAGGGCCTGCGCCGTGGGGCATCGCTTCCCGTCCGCATCTTCTCCATCATCGGGCTGGCCGCGGTCGCTGCGGTGGCGCTCACCGTCTTTTCCGGCATCCTGCTGGCCATCTTCACCGAGCTGGAGGAAAGCCATCAACTCGGTTTGCTCGCAGCCATCGGCGGCGTGGTGCTGATCAACGCGCTGTTCTTCTTCCTGATGGGCGCGCCGACGCCGCTCGGCCGCAAGCTGATGGACGGCATCGAGGGACTGCGCATCTACATGACGCTCGCTGAAAAGGACCGGATGAACATGCAGGGTGCGCCAAAAATGTCGCCGCAGCATTTCGAGACGCTGCTGCCCTACGCGGTAGCGCTTGGCGTTGAAAAGCCGTGGACGCGAACTTTCGAGACGTGGCTCGCGACAGCTGCGGCCGGAGCCGCCGCCGCTGCCTATCAGCCAGCCTGGTATCATGGTTCCAGCCCCGGCGATTTCGGCGGCCGCATCGGTGGCTTTTCCTCGTCCATGGCATCCACCATCGCCTCCACACTTCCAGAACCGCCAAAAAGCTCGTCGTCAGGCCTTTCTTCCGGCGGCGGTTCCTCCGGTGGCGGAGGTGGCGGCGGCGGTGGTGGCGGGTGGTAGGTTAGGCCCACCGAAAGAGGAGCAAAGATATTGGCAAGACCTTCGTCATCGCTCGATCGGTTCAAGCGCGCCAATGCGCGGCGGCTGCGTGCAACGATGACGGATGCGGAAAGTCGACTTTGGCGACATCTGTGGCGTATACCGATTGCGGGGACGCATTTCAGAAGGCAGGTACCGATCGGTCGATATTTTGCGGATTTCGCGTGTCACCAGATTGGCTTGGTGATTGAGTTGGATGGTAGTCAGCATGCAAACGGAGATGCTACGCGCCATGACGAGGAACGGTCGCAGTTCCTGGCTTTACAGGGATACCGGGTCATTCGCTTCTGGAACCATGAGGTTTTGGGTGAACTGGATGCTGTTCTCGATACCATTTTTGCAGCAGTGCAAGAGCAGCAAGCAGCTTTGTCTCTTTCTGGCGTTGTTCACCCCACCCCGTGCCTTCGGCCCGACCCTCCCCCTCAAGGGGAGGGTGGCTGCTGATGCCGCCGTTCCACGCTCCACCTCCCCCTTGAGGGGGGAGGTCGCCGCGAAGCGGCGGGTGGGGGTGACTTATGCGGCACGATGGTCAGGCGATGCTGCTAATTCCCGCCCGTTGGTGCCATTTCGCGATTGTCTACCCGCGCCAAATTTTGCTAGCAGGGGCTAGCTTTTTAATCAGCCCACACCGGACTTTTGGTCCAACCCTCCTTTCAAGGGAGGGGCAGGAAAGAGAACATGCCCGATCTTCTGCTCGAACTTCGCTCCGAGGAAATCCCGGCCCGTATGCAGCGCAAGGCTGCCGGCGACCTCAAGAAACTCGTCACCGATGCACTGGTCGAGGCGGGTCTGAGTTACGAGGGTGCGCGCGAATACTGGACGCCGCGCCGGCTGACGCTGGACATTCGCGGCCTGACCGCCCGTTCCGCCGATATCCGCGAGGAGAAGAAGGGCCCGAGCGTCAGTGCTCCGCAGCCCGCCATCGATGGCTTCCTGCGCGGCGCGGGCCTCACCTCCATCGATCAGGCAACCGTCAAGACCGATCCGAAGAAGGGTGATTTCTACGTCGCCTATCTCGAAAAGCCCGGTCGCGCTGCGGAAGAAATCGTTGCCGAGGTCATGCCCGGCATCATCCGCACCTTCCCCTGGCCGAAGTCCATGCGCTCCGGTTCGGCCTCCATGCCGAAGGGTTCCGTCTATGGCGGGATCGAGGGCAAGGGCATGGAAGCGCTGCGCTGGGTACGCCCGCTGCAGTCGATCGTCTGCACCTTCGGCTCCGACCATGATGAAACCGTCGTCATTCCCTTCGAGATCGACGGCATCACCGCCGGCAATGTCACCTATGGCCACCGCTTCCACGCACCGGCCGCCATCACGGTTCGTCGTTTCGACGATTACGTCGCGAGCCTCGAAAAGGCGAAGGTCATCCTCGATGCCGAGCGCCGCAAGCAGATCATCGCGCAGGACGCCGCCAATCTCGCCTTCGCCAACGGCCTCGATCTGGTCGAGGACGAAGGCCTGCTGGAAGAGGTGTCCGGCCTCGTCGAATATCCGCATGTGCTGCTCGGCACCTTCGAGACGGATTACCTGACGATCCCGGCCGAGATCATCCGGTTGACCATCAAGACCAACCAGAAGTGCTTCGTCACCCGCCCGCATGGTGAGACCGAAGGTCTCTCCAACCATTTCGTTCTCGTCTCCAACATCGAGGCGAAGGACGGCGGCAAGGAGATCATGCACGGTAATGGCAAGGTCGTGCGCGCCCGCCTTTCGGATGCGCTGCACTTCTGGAAGCGCGACCAGGGCGACCTGCCGGATCTGGAAACGCTGAAGGCTTCCGCCGAAAAGTTCGGTCTCGACCTGAAGAAGCCGCTTGACCAGCGCATGGCCAAGCTCGATGCGCTGAACGTCACGTTCCATGCAAAGCTCGGCACGCAGGGCGAACGCGTTACGCGCATCCGGGCGCTGGCAGAGAAAGTCGCCCCGATCGTCGGCGCCGATGCAGCACTGGTCGACCGCGCGGTCGTGCTGGCCAAGGCGGACCTCCGTACCGAAGCCGTTGGCGAATTCCCGGAACTGCAGGGCGTCATGGGCCGCAAGTACGCGCTGCTGCAGGGCGAGCACGGCTCCGTCGCAACCGCCATCGAGGACCACTACAAGCCGCAGGGACCGTCCGACCGCGTGCCGGACGACAAGGTCGCAATCACGGTAGCCCTTGCCGACAAGCTCGACACGTTGATCGGTTTCTGGGCTATCGATGAAAAGCCGACCGGCTCGAAGGACCCCTACGCGCTTCGCCGCGCAGCGCTCGGCGTGGCTCGGATTATCCTTGAGTGTGGTGTTCGGTTGCAGCTTCTTAAATATATAAGGAAGCCGATGGCGTTGATGCTGATGCAGTTGAGCGGTGAGCGTCGAGAATTGAAGATGCCGCTAAAAACATTCTTTGAGGTCAAGTTAGCAAATAAAACACTCGCCACGGATGATAATTGGCAAGAAGAAATCCAGCGTATTTATGCGGAATACAAGAGATTTGTCGATGAACCCAAAAGCGAAAATGAGCTAATCGATGCATTTCGAGCAAAAACTGCCGACCTCCTGTCCTTCTTCCATGATCGCCTGAAGGTCTACCTGCGCGATCAGGGCGCGCGCCATGACATCATCGATTCCGTGCTGACGCCGGAGGCCGACGACCTGTTGATGGTCGCTCGCCGTGCCGAGGCGCTGACCGCCTTCATCACGTCCGAGGACGGCAAGAACCTGCTGGCCGGCACCAAGCGTGCGACCCAGCTGCTGGCCGCGGAAGAGAAGAAGGGCACCGTGGTTGCCGATGCCGTGTCGGATGCGCTTCTGAAGCTCGATGCCGAACAGGCGCTCTTTGCCGCCATCAAGGTGGCGAGCGCGGAGGCGGCCGATGCCGTCGCGAGCGAGGATTTCCGCTCCGCCATGCAGGCCCTGTCGAAGCTCCGCGCGCCTGTCGACAAGTTCTTCGACGACGTGCTGGTCAATGACGAGGACGCTGCCATCAGGGCAAACCGACTGGCGCTGCTGAAGGCCATCCGCGAGGCAACGGGTACGGTCGCGGATTTCTCCAAGATCACGGGGTAATCCGGAGGCGCGGGCGATGGACAGGATCCTCATCAGCGCCTGTCTTCTCGGTCACGCCGTCCGTTATGATGGCAAGGGCAAGCTGCTCGTCCATCCCGCGATCGATCGCTGGCGGGAGGAGGGACGGCTGGTGACGATCTGTCCGGAGATGGCGGGCGGCATGGCCGTTCCGCGTCCGCAAGCGGAGATCGAGAACGGCCTTACCGGTGAGGATGTGCTGGACGGCAAGGCCCGCGTCATCGAGGTGACGGGCGGCGATGTGACTGCGGAGTTCATCGCTGGTGCCGAACGGGCTCTCGCATTCGCTGGCGACAATGGTTGTACTTTCGCGCTGCTGATCGACGGCAGCCCCTCCTGCGGATCGGGCCTGATCTATGACGGCTCCTTTGCCGGTATAAAACATGCGGGCCGGGGTGTGACTGCAGCGCTTTTCCGCCGGTCAGGGATAGACGTGTTTTCCCATCACGACATCGACGCGCTGGCGGAACGTCTTCGCAAATAACAGGTAAAACGATCTGCTGGTCGTGAATTATGCGAAAGCAAAGAGGCAGGGCACGTAAGCGATAGCCTTCAAAATATCCGACACAACGGCGTTCCTGGCACCCCCCTCTGCCTTGCCAGGCATCTCTCCCTCAAGGGGGGGATCGGCATAGCGGTAGGCCTCTCGGTCTCTTTACTCCATCCAATCACTTGAAGAAGAACTGCGCTCTAACCCATTGAAGCTACGCATTGAGCTTTTCGAAATTCGATTCCGATTTTCGGGCTGATGGGCTCTGTCGAAGGGGCGGGTGGTATCAACATCCGATCTCCCCCCTTGAGGGGGAGATGGCCGGCAGGCCAGAGGGGGGTGAGCCGCAAGCTCACAATTGTCATCGCGTACATGCCCAGTCATCACGAATACGCTCCAGACACACCTCTTCCAGACACAAACAAAAAAGCCGCCGGACATATATCGTCCGACGGCTTCCCTCACGCCCCCGCGTTGAAGGTTTGTCTCAGCTTGCCATGCGCATGCTGCTCGCCATGTTGGAAAGGCTGCTTGTCTGCGAGCCGCCGACCCTGAAGCCACGGATGAGTTCGAGCAGGTCGCCGGTGTCGTTGGCCAGCACCTCGGCCGAAGCCGTGGTTTCCTCCGCCATGGCGGCGTTCTGCTGCGTGGCGGTGTCGAGCTGGTTCATCGAAGAGGAAATCGAGCGCAGCGTCGTATCCTGCTCCTGCGCGCTGTAGGAGATCTTCGACACGATGTCGTTGGCGCTTTCGATCTGGCCGGAAATGCGCTTCAGCGCTTCGCCTGCCTCGCCGACCAGCTGCACGCCCTGTTCGACCTGGGTGGAGGAGCGGGCGATCTGGTCCTTGATTTCCTTCGCGGCCGCCGCCGAGCGCTGGGCGAGTTCGCGAACTTCCTGAGCGACGACGGCAAAGCCCTTGCCGCTTTCGCCGGCGCGTGCTGCCTCGACACCGGCATTCAGCGCCAGCAGGTTGGTCTGGAAGGCGATCTCGTCGATCACGCCGATGATCTTGGAGATTTCATTGGAGGAATTTTCGATGCCGCTCATGGCGGCAATCGCCTGGGCAACGACAGCATCGCTCTGGCGTGCCTCGGAGGAGACGGCGTTGACGCGGCTTGCGGCTTCGCGGGCGCCTTCGGCTGTCTGGCGAACGGCAACCGTCAGTTCGTCCAGAGCGGCGGAGGTTTCCTCAAGGCTTGCAGCTTGACGCTCGGTGCGCTGGGCAAGTTCGCCGGATGCGCGGCGGATCTCTTCCTTGCTGACGGCGATGTCATTGCCCTTGAGGTTGACGCGGCCCATGGCCTCTTCGAGGCGCGAAAGCGCTTCGTTGAAGTTGTGGCGCAACGTTTCATACTTGTTGCCG
The window above is part of the Rhizobium sp. ACO-34A genome. Proteins encoded here:
- a CDS encoding divalent metal cation transporter; amino-acid sequence: MAEPGISDTPQTAWRRERGVPSLSETHATIPVKSSSPFWRRALAFLGPGYLVAVGYMDPGNWATSLAGGSRFGYALLVAILLSSSMAILLQALAARLAIASGRDLARACRDAYPKPVSIALWVIAEIVIVATDIAEVIGTAIGLQLIFGLPLAVGVLITAVDVFIVLLLQRLGFRWVEIFVITLTAVIGLSFAVQLALARPDWSEVATGFLPTMDVVTNPAMLYIAIGIIGATVMPHNLYLHSGIVQTRGIEDNDKSRRMALTFATIDSTLALFFAFLVNASILILAAATFHRSGHQEVAELGDAHALLSPLLGSSVAPTLFGVALLCSGLNSTLTATLAGQIVMEGFLDMKLKPWVRRLLTRGLAIIPAGFVAIWYGESGTAELLILSQVVLSLQLPFAVFPLVLMTADRTKMGALVSPRWLSAIALLIAIVITALNVKLVADFVTG
- a CDS encoding purine-nucleoside phosphorylase; translation: MDRILISACLLGHAVRYDGKGKLLVHPAIDRWREEGRLVTICPEMAGGMAVPRPQAEIENGLTGEDVLDGKARVIEVTGGDVTAEFIAGAERALAFAGDNGCTFALLIDGSPSCGSGLIYDGSFAGIKHAGRGVTAALFRRSGIDVFSHHDIDALAERLRK
- a CDS encoding glycine--tRNA ligase subunit beta, which codes for MPDLLLELRSEEIPARMQRKAAGDLKKLVTDALVEAGLSYEGAREYWTPRRLTLDIRGLTARSADIREEKKGPSVSAPQPAIDGFLRGAGLTSIDQATVKTDPKKGDFYVAYLEKPGRAAEEIVAEVMPGIIRTFPWPKSMRSGSASMPKGSVYGGIEGKGMEALRWVRPLQSIVCTFGSDHDETVVIPFEIDGITAGNVTYGHRFHAPAAITVRRFDDYVASLEKAKVILDAERRKQIIAQDAANLAFANGLDLVEDEGLLEEVSGLVEYPHVLLGTFETDYLTIPAEIIRLTIKTNQKCFVTRPHGETEGLSNHFVLVSNIEAKDGGKEIMHGNGKVVRARLSDALHFWKRDQGDLPDLETLKASAEKFGLDLKKPLDQRMAKLDALNVTFHAKLGTQGERVTRIRALAEKVAPIVGADAALVDRAVVLAKADLRTEAVGEFPELQGVMGRKYALLQGEHGSVATAIEDHYKPQGPSDRVPDDKVAITVALADKLDTLIGFWAIDEKPTGSKDPYALRRAALGVARIILECGVRLQLLKYIRKPMALMLMQLSGERRELKMPLKTFFEVKLANKTLATDDNWQEEIQRIYAEYKRFVDEPKSENELIDAFRAKTADLLSFFHDRLKVYLRDQGARHDIIDSVLTPEADDLLMVARRAEALTAFITSEDGKNLLAGTKRATQLLAAEEKKGTVVADAVSDALLKLDAEQALFAAIKVASAEAADAVASEDFRSAMQALSKLRAPVDKFFDDVLVNDEDAAIRANRLALLKAIREATGTVADFSKITG
- a CDS encoding glycine--tRNA ligase subunit alpha; protein product: MTETTIAPHMDPKRSFQALILTLHNYWADKGCAVLQPYDMEVGAGTFHPATTLRALGPKPWKAAYVQPSRRPSDGRYGENPNRLQHYYQYQVILKPNPSNLQELYLGSLAAIGLDPLLHDVRFVEDDWESPTLGAWGLGWECWCDGMEVSQFTYFQAVCGIDCSPVAGELTYGLERLAMYVQGVDNVYDLNFNGREGDEKISYGDVFLQAEQEYSRHNFEYANTEMLHRHFIDAERECQALLAAGAPGDPNALHKCVFPAYDQCIKASHVFNLLDARGVISVTERQSYILRVRTLAKACGEAFLLTDAGGANFGKAA
- a CDS encoding methyltransferase, which encodes MDAMLLASLVDAQKPIRLADLGAGAGAAGLAVAARLEGAQVTLVERSPDMAAYARRSLELPENAAFRSRVNVIEADVTLTGRARVAAGLADDSFEHVIMNPPFNDAGDRKTPDALKAEAHAMTEGLFESWIRTAGAIMVPGGQLSLIARPQSVAEIIAACGKRFGGLEITPVYPRVGENAVRILVTAIKGSRARLNFRSPLLMHDDPESHKFSAFVDDLNNGRAAYPRG
- a CDS encoding S49 family peptidase, whose protein sequence is MAGWLKRLLPKRFRNDSVVIPVVRLHGAIMSGGGKFKPNLNLASVAPMLEKAFAKKDSPAVVLSINSPGGSPVQSRMIFERIRALAEEKHKRVLIFVEDVAASGGYMIALAGDEIIADSTSIVGSIGVVSGGFGFPELLKKIGVERRVYTAGENKVILDPFKPEKESDIEYLKTLQLEIHQVFIDMVVSRRGSVLSDDPSLFSGLFWTGRRGLELGLVDSLGDMRSEIKKRYGKDAKLELVSGARDFFGRRVPGVSVSADGMGEIAAVAVSGLAETLEERALWSRYGL
- a CDS encoding AbrB family transcriptional regulator, which codes for MQVSRWGNSLAIRIPAAVAEALELKEGDEVNVRVSGSRTFEIGREDSREQALTRIRNARISLPAGWTFDRDEANERCG